Proteins from one Entomospira culicis genomic window:
- a CDS encoding GNAT family N-acetyltransferase has translation MIRWSYWQSDADECALLAYFEKREWAHLYLAHWVYRACQEVALRKYILLAYHHSGELLGVIALDKDARLLVDATTTLSLGADGAWLILAQWPKPYCLIGTPTELFWLEQRYERSMHFIGVNYFSMTINPQAMRNFSLVTPDAIDFVPSTLADFSTLLTLEIGYQQEEVMVAKHHLLSENAIATHFRRRLTQEEGYHLQYKEHILSKASINVAGRAYDQVAGVYTTPRLRGKGLAKILFYHLFQLYIVRNKALVLFVKQENRSALRLYQSVGFREKQTYRISYL, from the coding sequence GTGATACGTTGGTCTTACTGGCAAAGCGATGCCGATGAGTGCGCTCTTTTGGCTTATTTTGAGAAGCGCGAGTGGGCGCATCTCTACCTTGCCCATTGGGTTTATCGCGCGTGTCAGGAGGTGGCGCTACGCAAATATATCCTCTTGGCGTATCACCATTCGGGAGAGTTGCTCGGGGTTATCGCACTAGACAAAGATGCGCGTTTACTGGTAGATGCCACCACCACGCTCTCCTTGGGTGCCGATGGCGCGTGGTTGATTTTGGCGCAGTGGCCTAAGCCCTATTGCCTGATCGGTACGCCTACGGAGCTCTTTTGGTTGGAGCAACGCTATGAACGTAGTATGCATTTTATCGGGGTTAATTACTTCTCGATGACGATAAATCCTCAGGCGATGCGAAATTTTTCATTGGTAACCCCTGATGCGATTGATTTTGTACCTAGTACATTGGCTGATTTTTCGACATTATTAACCTTAGAGATTGGCTATCAACAAGAGGAGGTGATGGTTGCTAAGCACCACCTCTTGAGCGAGAATGCCATCGCAACGCATTTTCGTCGGCGTTTAACGCAAGAAGAGGGCTATCACTTGCAGTACAAAGAGCATATTTTGAGCAAGGCTTCTATCAATGTGGCAGGTCGCGCGTATGATCAGGTAGCAGGGGTCTATACCACCCCCAGATTGCGAGGCAAGGGCTTAGCCAAGATTTTATTTTATCATCTTTTTCAGTTATATATTGTTCGCAATAAAGCACTTGTGCTCTTTGTGAAGCAGGAGAATCGATCGGCATTACGACTGTATCAGTCGGTGGGTTTTCGCGAAAAACAGACATATCGCATTAGTTACTTATGA
- a CDS encoding 1-deoxy-D-xylulose-5-phosphate synthase encodes MMEGMMNNNEILEGKFPLAYIKSLPAQQLADVAQRMRSAMVESLLESGGHFSSNLGTIELTLALHYVFNSPRDKFLFDVGHQCYAHKIITGRGEAFASIRQFGGLSGFTRPQESEHDILSSGHASVSLSVAAGMVAGQALEMRKQERVLAIIGDAGLSGGIAFEALNHIGAMGLPVIVILNDNQMSIAPGCGALHEHLAILEDRNFFTTLGFEYWGDYDGHDCALMVDLFTKAKAVQRPLLIHLKTQKGKGYPAAEIDPIAYHGITGKGQAKASAPSYTQIFSEALVGLAQKHEDVVAITAAMPSGTGVDKLEKLMPQRCYDVGIAEQHAVAFASGLALAGKRVVVALYATFLQRAVDQVIHDVVMQRLPMIITLDRAGVVAGDGESHQGVYDIALLQSLPNLIFLAPASGEELKLMLSWASEQSTLVVIRYAKAEIPDAQLKIPLEPLVLGVGVFWHRVEDAAILLVSLGSLAIEVERAIEYLGERNIAVDHCHARFIKPLNVEYWQSLLAKYSLVVTLEEAVVDGGWGVQLASLMSMAQERPRFLHLGVESSLLPHGSRDDLLRFCQLDGTSIAQRVASYYQYLDDKSSADVV; translated from the coding sequence ATGATGGAAGGAATGATGAACAATAATGAAATTCTTGAGGGTAAATTTCCTCTTGCTTATATAAAAAGTCTCCCTGCCCAGCAACTTGCCGATGTTGCTCAGCGGATGAGGAGTGCGATGGTAGAGTCGCTTTTGGAGAGTGGCGGGCATTTTAGTAGCAACTTAGGCACGATTGAGTTGACACTGGCGCTCCATTATGTCTTTAACTCACCAAGAGATAAATTTCTCTTTGACGTGGGGCATCAATGTTATGCGCACAAGATTATCACCGGACGGGGCGAAGCGTTTGCAAGCATACGTCAATTTGGGGGATTATCGGGCTTTACGCGTCCGCAAGAGAGCGAGCATGATATTCTCTCGAGTGGGCATGCTTCGGTGAGCTTGAGTGTGGCTGCCGGAATGGTGGCTGGGCAAGCGTTAGAGATGCGTAAACAGGAACGGGTGCTTGCCATCATTGGCGATGCGGGTTTGAGCGGTGGTATCGCCTTTGAGGCGCTTAATCATATTGGGGCGATGGGCTTACCGGTTATTGTTATCCTTAATGACAATCAGATGTCGATTGCCCCCGGCTGTGGTGCGTTGCATGAGCATTTGGCGATCTTGGAGGATAGAAATTTTTTCACCACCCTTGGCTTTGAGTATTGGGGCGACTACGATGGGCATGATTGCGCATTGATGGTCGATCTCTTTACGAAAGCAAAAGCGGTGCAACGTCCTCTACTTATCCACCTAAAGACGCAAAAGGGCAAAGGCTATCCGGCAGCCGAGATCGATCCGATTGCCTATCATGGGATTACTGGTAAGGGGCAGGCTAAGGCGAGTGCGCCTTCTTATACGCAGATTTTTAGCGAGGCGTTGGTTGGGCTTGCCCAAAAGCATGAGGATGTCGTAGCAATTACCGCGGCGATGCCTAGTGGTACGGGGGTGGATAAGTTAGAGAAGCTGATGCCCCAGCGTTGCTATGATGTGGGGATTGCCGAACAGCATGCGGTGGCTTTTGCTAGTGGCTTGGCGTTGGCAGGTAAGCGCGTGGTGGTGGCACTATACGCAACATTTTTACAGCGGGCGGTGGATCAGGTGATTCATGATGTGGTGATGCAACGTCTACCGATGATTATCACCCTAGATCGGGCGGGGGTGGTGGCGGGTGATGGCGAGAGTCATCAAGGGGTTTACGACATTGCGTTGCTCCAGAGCTTGCCGAATCTTATCTTTTTGGCACCAGCATCAGGAGAAGAGCTCAAGCTGATGCTTAGCTGGGCAAGCGAGCAGTCAACATTGGTGGTGATTCGCTACGCCAAGGCAGAGATTCCTGATGCGCAGTTGAAGATTCCGCTTGAGCCTTTGGTCTTGGGCGTGGGAGTCTTCTGGCATCGGGTTGAGGATGCCGCGATTTTACTGGTAAGCTTGGGCTCTTTGGCAATCGAGGTGGAGCGAGCGATTGAATATTTGGGTGAGCGTAATATTGCTGTGGATCATTGTCATGCGCGCTTTATTAAGCCACTCAATGTGGAGTATTGGCAGTCGTTATTGGCGAAGTATTCATTGGTGGTTACGCTGGAAGAGGCGGTGGTGGATGGTGGCTGGGGCGTGCAGTTGGCTAGTTTGATGAGCATGGCGCAGGAGCGTCCGCGCTTTTTGCACCTAGGTGTGGAGAGCTCGCTCTTGCCACATGGGAGTCGAGACGACTTATTACGCTTTTGTCAGTTAGATGGTACCTCGATAGCCCAACGCGTGGCGAGTTACTATCAATATTTAGATGATAAGAGTAGCGCCGATGTGGTGTAA
- a CDS encoding NAD(P)/FAD-dependent oxidoreductase, protein MRIKIDVAIIGAGPAGLSAGQYGARAGLSCVVFDGAMSGGQTLLIDMLDNYPGILAIDGFGFAGAMEQQAKNFGVQFVLSMVHRVYQESHKHVIELANGDIYEAYAVIVATGAKYAKLGVPGEEAFLGKGVSYCATCDGPFFKNQPILVVGGGDTAFSDALFLSGLSDRIVLIHRRDKFRAQHYLVEQVKANPRIEIRTFTELKEIQGEQKVSRVVLLENQSGRTYEEEFGAVFIFVGTYPQTELFPYLDKDESGYIITNSKLESSVKGIYVAGDVRNTHFRQVVTACADGALTAHMAGAYIDTQRTLTL, encoded by the coding sequence ATGAGAATAAAGATTGATGTAGCAATTATTGGAGCAGGTCCTGCGGGATTAAGCGCAGGTCAGTATGGAGCGCGTGCAGGGCTCTCGTGTGTGGTTTTTGACGGGGCAATGAGCGGAGGGCAGACCCTCCTTATTGATATGCTAGATAATTATCCGGGCATCTTAGCGATTGACGGCTTTGGTTTTGCTGGTGCGATGGAACAGCAGGCAAAGAATTTTGGGGTGCAGTTTGTCTTGAGCATGGTGCATCGGGTCTATCAGGAATCACATAAGCATGTTATCGAGCTAGCCAATGGCGATATTTATGAGGCTTATGCGGTAATTGTGGCTACGGGGGCGAAGTATGCTAAGTTGGGCGTTCCGGGGGAGGAGGCATTTTTGGGCAAGGGGGTAAGCTATTGTGCGACGTGCGATGGTCCCTTCTTTAAGAATCAGCCGATTTTGGTGGTGGGTGGTGGCGATACGGCCTTTTCTGATGCGCTCTTTTTAAGTGGCTTGAGCGATCGAATTGTTTTGATTCATCGTCGTGATAAATTCCGCGCGCAACATTACCTGGTGGAGCAGGTTAAAGCCAATCCGCGGATCGAGATTCGCACCTTTACCGAGCTCAAGGAGATTCAGGGGGAACAAAAGGTCTCGCGCGTGGTTCTTCTTGAGAATCAGAGCGGGCGCACCTATGAGGAAGAATTTGGTGCGGTCTTTATCTTTGTTGGCACCTATCCGCAAACCGAACTCTTCCCTTATTTGGATAAAGATGAGAGCGGATACATTATCACCAATTCTAAGTTAGAGAGCTCGGTTAAGGGCATCTATGTGGCAGGCGATGTGCGTAATACGCACTTTCGTCAGGTGGTTACTGCCTGTGCCGATGGCGCGTTGACAGCGCATATGGCCGGCGCGTATATCGACACCCAGCGCACCTTAACCTTATAG